The genomic region GCCAGCCACCTGTGGCTcagagctgtaatcctagctacttagggggacTGAGATCTGCCAgagcaggcagcaaagtctatgagactatctccaattaactaccaaaaagacagaaatcttgaagcaaaaaagctaagggacagtgcccagacccttagttcaagcctggTACACACAAGGAAAAAGAGGCCTAGTGCTCATATCCTGGGAAGCAGAACAGTTTAGGTTCTCTGCGTTTGGATCCTGTTTAGAGTGAGCACTGTTTCATGATTAAGATGACCTTGGAGCATGGGAGGGATGACCAGCTTGATGACATTAAGAActaaatgtaggggctgggaatatggcctagtggcaagagtgcttgcctcgtatacatgaagccctgggttcaattccccagcaccacatatatagaaacggccagaagaggcactgtggctcaagtggtagagtgctagccttgagcaaaaagaagccagggacagtgctcaggccctgagttcaaggcccaggacttgcaaaaaaaaaaaaaaagaactaaatgtagGCCAGGAATTGCTTTTGCTTGGCCATCTGGGTGCTAGGCTCTCCTGTCTGGGTTGTGGCTGTTGAGGATACCGAggcccgccgggggggggggggggggcagcgtggAGGAGATGTGTGGTCTTATTAAGGTATGCATATCAGCATTCTTCCCTGGGTTCCTTACATTGTTTTgtctcttcatatgtttcttttcaGAAACCTCAACTGTACCACCTAGTCACAGTCAAAACAAGCTAGCACACAGAGTGAAACCTTGTTTCACCCAAGTGTGtagagttaaaaacaaaaagtcattttgatGCAACACAATGATAACAGCTAACAATTCCCAAGTTTGCCAGCTTTTCATACATCTTCCCACTTAATTTCCACAACAACCTCATGAAATAGATAATATTGTCTCTATGTTACAGTTAAGGAAAATGAAGCACAATGAACCTGAGACATAGCTAGTGGTAAAGTCAAAACCAGAGTTTTGATGAAGGGTTTAAGATGAGATCTAAATTTCTGCCCacggtggcttcaaaccactgtcctcaggTTCCATCATCCAAGTaggtgagattacaggtgtgagccaccaaacccAGCCaagcttttgttcttttttaaggtttttaCAGTTTATTAATCTGTTCATGAAAAGTTCACCATCACCACAGTTTAACTCATTGAAGGATCTTTATTCCTTTGACTGTTACCCAATCTCTAGCTCACTTTTTGCCAGCTCCAGCATTAGCCTCTCCAATCCTTCTGACTTTCCTCATTCTGTTTTTGTGTTCCTTTCGCTGTTTCCTCAAGGCCTTTTTCTCTTCATACAGGCCATGTCTTGCAAGTCTGTGTTTGGGCTCATTTTTCTTTGCACAATCCAAGGAATCATAAATCATGCCAAAGCCAGTTGTCTTGCCACCACCAAAATGGGTTCTGAATCCAAATACAAAGATGACATTGGGTGTGATCTTGTATATTTTAGCAAGTTTCTCCCCAATTTTTGTCTTTGGCACTGTTGCCTTCCCAAGGCCACTAGTGGCCATTTGCTTCCTCTGAAGTAATTGGTTGGTCGTGAACATCCTGCTCTGGACAGTGACTGTGTCATTCATGATGGTGGCAGACTGGCAGACAGCCAAGGAGGAAAAgaatatttgctttgtttttgaaacaggctTTCATTACGTAGCCCAGGCTAACCTCACCCTTGTATCACCCTCACCAGACTAGGTACTTAGAAGAATACCATTTCACCACAAATAGTAATGCCCATTTCTCCCCTAAATATTCTGCCCTGTTTACAAACAATGGGCCTGTTCTGTCTTTTGCAGGGTGACTCAGGCGGCCCCCTGGTGTGTGAGAAGGATAAGCGCATGACCTTGGTGGGCATCATCAGCTGGGGCCTTGGCTGTGGGCAGAAAGACATCCCTGGGGTGTACACCAGGGTCACTCGTTACCTTGACTGGATCCACGATAACATTGAGCCATGACTAAGAAGATCTAGCTCCCTGGAACCCGAGATCTTGCCACCACCCTCTTCAGGAGCCACTGTGCAAGGATGGAGTGCTTCTCCAAGCCAATTTCCCCACAAACCACTGCACACTAGCAGGGGAGGAGCCAGAGGCTTCCATTTTGGAAGCTTTCAGGGATGAAGGTCTGATTTCAGGATATATTCTGTCAGATGAGAAGACATCAAAAAATGCCCACCCCTTTTAGAAGCCCATTGTCTAGAGCCAAGGGCCTACTCTCTTAATCACTTGTAATAAGCTTTGGAAAGGGGATTACAAAAACTAAAGCACATCTCTGATAAAAATAGTTCTGGAAGGAAAAGCTGTAATAAGTTGTGTGTTTATAGTCACAAGGGAAATGGACAGAGCTCCAAATAAGAGCTGAACTGGCTGGCCAGATCCTGTTCCCAAAGCAAGTATCCTTGCAATCAAGTATTCTTCCAGCTTTCCACTCCACCACTCAGGTGGTATTCTTTGGGTGTACAGtgtaaatcatttttctttataaactttAGAGTTGGATGGGAGTATAtactatatttaaataataaattcaaatgtatttttcacatttttctcaaATTGGAGTGGAATGGTTTTGTTGCATATGTAAGAAtcccacagcttttttttttgtttttcttttacacagCTGACTTTTTATGTCACTCACATTCACATTggaattgctttctttttcttctccagcATGCAGGGAATATCCTGAACACCGTTGGAGAAATTTGGGGTTTTCACAAACTGAGTGAGACTAGATTGTGGGCAAGTACAGAAACAGCAGAACTGAGACCAAGAATTTCACTCCTTGGAACTACAAACACTTGGAGACATGGAGTGTAGGGGGAGGAGAAGTGAGTGTCACAAACCCGAGACTGCAACTTAGATTGTGGGGCTCAGAATACCATCTGAATTTAGGCAATTCTGTAGGCAACAGGGAGCCATTGTGTTTGGTGGGTGCTGAGCAAAAGCGTCCGCTTGGTGGCGAGAGTGAGCAGAGGTCATGGAACAGGAACACGGTGAAAGGAGTCCTCTCGCAGCAGCATCACATTTGTAGGTTCACCGTAGAGCCAGCACTGGAGCCAGTGTTTGTCATTTATGTTTCTGCATCAAAATTAACTGCTAGTCTACATCTGTACTTAAGTCCTGCTGCTCTGTTTCTCACACAGCTTTCTATCTCTCGTGCTCTTCAGCCTTCATCACTAATGCCCTAGTTAAAAGAATAAATCTAGCAATGCTATGGGCATGCCTGGGTGTCTGCTGACATTGAGTGAAAGGTCTTAATCTGTTGATGAGCTGACAAAACTTCTCATCTTATTAGTTTATTAATTCTTGGACAAAAAGTAGCTTGAGAGAAAATCTCTATAGCCCAAGATCTTGGTGTGGGAAGGGGAATCTTTCCTGAAATGCTGATGTTCCCTAGGTTAGTTAATCAATGGAGCTTACACACTTAAatcacagatttctttttctttgatggtactggggattgaactcagaccctcacgctggctaggcaagcactctaccacttcagccaaacCCTTAGTCCCTttactttcagtttgtttttcatatagggtCAGTTTCAGACCGTGATCATTCTACTTGTACGTATGGAGAAGCAGGAGTTACAGATATGCACCACTGTCCCTTTAAAATAAAAGACTTCCTGGTTTCGTACAACCTGCTTAGGTTCTAAAAGGTTTTGCTTTGGACAGAAATTACCTAGCACAGCTGTTTCCAAACACTTGAGGATGGTAAGAAGCAGGGCCCGCCTCACCCCCTCCCAACCAGCTTTCCTTCAGATACGGGGTTAATGAGGTGAGGCAGAGCAGAAAGGCCTCTAGGGATGGAACTAGAGTCAAAAGGACCCAACATTCCAGAGTGGAGTCCTGGAAACTTCAGACCAGATGAAGACAATGGCTTAGGTCAGGCTGAGTTACAGCACAGAGGCCCAGCCCAGCAAGGCAGTTATTTGAATCACACTAAAGTATCAGAGGACAACATATCACAACCTAGTATGAATTAGGAAATTCAGGCTAAATGCCTGGACCTTgccagggaaagagaaagaatctaAGAGTAAGTCAGGCATTATTTCTTGGCTGGCCCTGGCTGATTTATAAAACAAGTAACTGCTAACAGACCAAGAGGGGAATGCAGCTGTGCAGTTCTCTTCAATGGGTCAGACAGAGGGCTCCCGCTGGAGTGCTACTCTGGCCTATTTATCAGAAAATGTCAAGAACTTCTGGCTCCATCCTTAAACACTGAAGACTCATACATTTCCAGTATTTAGAACCTTGGAGAAAGCTGGAGTTTCCAATTAAATTCACTTTGAAAAATCAAATCATGGCAAATGacagggcactggaggctcatgcctgtcatccaagccTGCTTAGggggctgaaaactgaggattgtggtgacaagccagcccagacaggaaagtttggcaggttcttatctccaattaaccaacaaaaaattgaagtggagctgtggctcaggtggtagtgctagccttgaacacaaaagctaagggaaagcatccgggccctgagttccagtccaaCGACCCATGTGTgcttgcgcacacacacatacacacacactcaaacttaACCCTTGCAAACATTGGTACTGATGGCACCTAGTCACCAcctactggccataaaagaaagttcAAGTACTTACATTTCCTGTCAGGCCAGAGCAACTACACCTAATCAGCTGGCTGGCTGCCGCTTGTTACTCAGAAGGTCCCTTGCCAAGGATGTAAAGGGTCAGTACTTCATGGTGCAGCACATCAGCAACTGGAACACATGTTCTGCTCATGGTTTCCACTCACACACTTGACACCTTGCCATCCTAACCAAACACTCATAACATTTTGACAGTAGCTTTTTACAGTTTATAGTGTGAAAACAAAGCTGGTTAAAATGGTTTCTTCTTTATAATTTCAGATAAATGTTTCATTCTAACTGTAGATGTTATGTGTGGTTTGCTTTATTAATCTGACAACTTTTGCTTTGTTAATTAGAGGAACACTTCTTTTGGGCACATCCAAATTGCCAGCATCAATCTTGTGCTTTGGAGCCATTATTTAAGGGTTACTTGAACACAAAGCACTGTCATACTGTAACAGTCAATCTGATAACCAAGACAGCTTCTTAATGACTATCAGGAAGAGTGTGAACACTGGGGGCACCATGGGACAGTGTAAGATCTCACCAGGTAGCAAGATGGGAGATTAGAAGCATCTACCATTTTGACTCTGTGAATGAGACAGGTCAGGTAACATAGAAGTAAACCACATTctgtagagagaaagagaaagcgcATCAGAACTTTGGAAGGCAGCAAGATagcagaaaagcaaaaagaaaccaaggcaaTGGAGAAAAGCAACAGGAAGTTTcaagctgtccctggcttcctggaaGGTTGAGGGGAGATGAAAACACCATCATCAGATAAGACGATGTCATGGTCAGAAGTCTCACCTTCCATGACCAGGGATGAGTTCCattggctgaggtctgagggaaAACAACACTGAGGCTGTGGCTGGCTTACTGTTCAGTTTCCCGGGGCCTGCTTCCTGACTGAGCGCGTTGACTGCTGGGTGGGCCAGAGCCTTGCATTCAAATCCTCAAAACAAGGTGACACTCACACCCCCAGTACTCGGGAAGGTGAATCATCAGGTAGGGCTTGAAAGCATGGGACTTGCACTTGCTGATATTTAGGACCAGGGGCTCAAGTCCAGACCCTCTGAACCATAAAACTAAGCATTGAGACTAGCCAGCAGGGCAACTAGGTCCTTCAGGCCTTTCCAACCCAGTACTCAACTCAGTACTCTGTTTGTTCCTCCCACTCTCTGACATACTGAGGGCCACCCCAAGACTTAAATGCTTGTTGCCCTGGTGAAAAAACTGGACACATGAAGCAAGGAAGAGCCTGTCCAGCCTACAGGCTATGAAACTCCCCGAAGCCAACAGGAGCACCCAAGACACAAAGAAGGGAGGTCTCACATAGTGAAAACCAGCATAACAACTAGCCCAGCATAAAAGACTTTTGCTAGTTTACCTTAATCTAAGCAATGCAGGTTCAGGCCTGGTGCCCCTAGTCCTAGGCAAATGCTTGGCTACTGAGCCATAGCCTCCATTCCAGAGGTGAGAAATAGGACTCCGAGCAGGCCAgcatattattttgtttacagGTGGAAGACTACAAGTGACTAAAACTCCACCCAATAACTTTGCCTCAGATACAAAATCCCAACATAGAAATACAAGTaattgaagaaacaaaacaaggcaaAATATCCCAAGCAAAAGTCAACAATTCTGCAATAAAGGACTTGAATGATAGTAAATTTTTAATAAACTCAAATGAACCCTGATAAGAATGACCAATGAAACTTCAAAAGGCATGCATAAGTACCTGAATTAATTAAAATAGACTATAAGTAGACAGTGGGATAAACTCATTGAGAATTCAGATGAACAgcctaataaaataaagaagacaataCAGGATATGAAGGAATTTGATAAAGATACAAAAAtcctaaaaaaattaatttctgatATTGAAAAGCTTAATAActcaaaaactcaaataaaagcCTTACTAATAGCATGGAATAAATTGAAAATAGAGGATCAATGATTAAAGATAAAGTAGAGAATGAGATCCATCaagtaaagacaaaaaaatactaaGATAATACCAACAAAACACACAAGACCTCTgggacacattaaaaaaaaaacaaaacagatttgcAATTCCAGATAAAGGAGAAGCAAAAAAGAGAGAAGCCACAGAAAACACAATCATTAGAGTAACTGCAATCTTAAAAAGGTCATCTAGGTAGAGAAagctttctgaaaacaaaaaaggcaacatCCTAAAAGaaacaccaaataaacagaatacagaaaaaaattgggAGCTGCAAGAGAGAAGTGATAAGTCACAAAGGTAAACTCATAAGTTTTTCCAAGATAAACTCTATAAGCAAGGAGGGTATGGAATGATGACATCTATCATCATCATTTGGTTACCCAGTAAAGATAcccttaaagaagaaataaaagcctaAAACTAGAGTTCATGACCACTAAAGCAGCACTACAAGAGACTTAAAGAAATCTTACACACAGAAGAGGACAGTAAATGCAACTAAGAAAATATAGGAAAGAATGAATTCTACTAGATGAGTAAATTAGCAAGTGAGGATTAGATTcgttgaaaaacaacaaaatagggctggggatatagcctagtggcaagagtgcctgcctcggatacacgaggccctaggttcgattccccagcaccacatatacagaaaacggccagaagcggcgctgtggctcaagtggcagagtgctagccttgagcaaaaagaagccagggacagtgctcaggccctgagtccaaggcccaggactggccaaaaaaaaaaagaaagaaagaaaaacaacaaaataggaAATACTACACACTGTACCTTTCAATTATTAAAATTGAATGTTAATTATCTCAACTGTTCAATCAAAAACAGAATAAGGCTTAAGGTatgtctcaaatagtagagctcctgcctagcaaactcaaggTTCTAggtaggagagagacagagaaagagagagagagagagaaagacagagacagagacagggacaggcaagcaggcaggtagacagagagacatagaaagggagagggagatggggacaGAGACAGAGCGACAAGTAGGTTGGAttaaaaagcaagactctatcctTTGTGGCCTACAATAAACTCAACCCACTAACAAAGACAGTGTATTGGGatgaaaagatagaaaaagagtTTCAAGGTAAATGGATCTCCAAAGCAGGCAAGAGTAgttataatatatgaatatatactgaCAAAAACAGACTTCAAACCAAAATTAGTCAGAAGAGACAAAGACGATCACTTCAATAAAGTAACAATCCACCAAGTCGCACtaataattttcaacatataCACACCAAATATTGATGGATACAATTTCAAACAGACATCACTGGGCTTATAAGCATAGATAATAGTGGGAAACTTCATAAttacaagaaaacaacaaaaaacttcagaATTAATAAACACTACAGACCAAGTGAATATGACCGACATCCAACAGCTGCACAATTAATACTTATATCtcatattttagaaaacaaagtaaatCTTAACAAATGTAAGATAATTCAAATAACTCCCTGTTTTCTATCAGGACACAACAGAGCCAAACTAGAACTCAACAGCATAAGAAGCCACAGGTAGTATTTAAACACATGAAGACCAAAACATAAAGACTTGAATTAAAGAGGCTGATGATGTACTCTAAGTTCTAAACaagaacaaaccaaaccccaaattagtgggaaggaataaaaaagtttaatgaaaaaagttaatgaaatagattttaaaacaatacaaagaATCAGTGAAACAAAAAGCTAAGTCTTAACTCAGTGTTTTCTGCCTCTGGACCTGCGCGTGTCTTATTCACAAATCAATGCTCCAGGCCTTTGGAATTAAAGTCCTCTGACAACCCACCAGCAATACCAATAAAAGAttttctcctccccccaaaaaagttaagTCTTTAGAAAGATATATATGATTGTAAGCCCTCAGCAAAACTGgccaaaaaggagagaaaagaccaaaattaataaaattagagatgtaAATG from Perognathus longimembris pacificus isolate PPM17 chromosome 21, ASM2315922v1, whole genome shotgun sequence harbors:
- the LOC125339321 gene encoding 40S ribosomal protein S24-like, whose protein sequence is MNDTVTVQSRMFTTNQLLQRKQMATSGLGKATVPKTKIGEKLAKIYKITPNVIFVFGFRTHFGGGKTTGFGMIYDSLDCAKKNEPKHRLARHGLYEEKKALRKQRKEHKNRMRKVRRIGEANAGAGKK